The window GAAGGTGCCTGGGCAGCATGAGAAACAGTATTCTATATATTGGTGTTATGCATAAAGAAATGGCACCGTAACGGGATTTCTAGGCAGTTAGTTCCAGCAGATGGAAGTTGTCTTGTGCCTTATGCTGGAATAGGGTTTCATGTGTCCCATACCATGGGTGATTTCCCCAACCAGAGAGCAGCGTTCAAATGTTGTTTTCCTGACGTGCTGTTCAGCAGGGTTGGTGGATGCAGCAGGAAGACTTACATCAAGAAATTAATGCTGagcatattttcagaaacaagataattttaatatatacaaAGCTGTACTGATGCataatttattgaaatatattCAAATTCACTCCAGTAACCAGCCACCCTAGTAGCAGGGAAAACGTAGAATCTCCCCAGCAGCCCGGTTGCTGACTGTTAGATGAAAGAATGATGTATTGCAACTATGCCAGCAGCTTTGTTTCTATGTGTGCATATCCAGTGAGTGCTGGGCCCTCCAACCCTCCCTCCTGCCGGTAGGAGAAATGGCTTTGCCCTGTTTAGTTGCGCAGAATGTGAGAGCCTTATTCATGCTACATGCTAGATCTATGTCAGACCCTGTTACCAGAAAAGTCACCGGTCCTGGCACTTCTGTGGTACCTCTGCAGTAAGCCAACTTGCTATAAAAATAGTTCTTCTATTAAAATGTCTGGGGTTCAGCCTCTAATACGTGCTTCCTCAGATGTACTTCCACCTGTTTGACTAAAATATGTTGGTGGCCATATTTTGAAAGGGCATTCTGCATACCCACGCTTGGCAAAGTGTGAGGCCGAGAATCAAGGCTTCTTAAATAGATGTAAATTCCTAACTCCTCTAAAGTCAGAGTGAGAGGACATGCTGAAAGCATTATGAACTTTTCCTACCCCTGGAGAAGCTTCACTTGCAGTCTAGTTACTCATTTTGGAGAGCTCCTGCCTGAATGAAGAACACAAACCTCTCGTGCAGGCTTCCAATTGAACTGATGCATTAGTCAAAGGAAACCACTCTGAGTTACATTTCAGTTGATGGCACTTGTAATCCAGCCTCCAAGAAGTCTAAGCAGGGTCCCTTTGGGAGgaattactgtattttgaaagggACACTTCTGAAGAAAGTGCTTGGAAAAGTAATCTAAATGTGGTTGTTAAAAGGTCTGGGGTGTTTGGAGTAGGGGAAGAAGTGAAGCAGTCACCTAAGGACATGTTTAAAAAGTCGCTAAGTGCTATACCAGAAGTGAATAGAAATGTGGGGGCAAAGAGACTCCTAAAAATGTGTTAATCCTGAACGCAGCAAGTTAGGACTTTGTCTCCTTCGAGACACTTCCTGGTTCCATGTCAGCGTTTAGTGTTTGGCAGCTTTTTCAACACTCCCTGATTCCGTTTATCTTTGCTCCACATCCCATTCTCTTACTGCCCTCGTCCTCCTCTCTGCAGGATTGGATGGGCAGGGTGTAGGTGGCGGTGGTTGTCCTCCACATCCTCCCCATATGTTGTCCATTTAATTCAGGAGCACTGATTCCTCCGAAGGGTGCTCTGCCATGGGAAAATGGACATGTGTGCCTCGATACAGGAATAATTGAAACcacttttcttgcagaaaaagctGGTGATTCAGGGGAAGCAGATTGCGATGCACTACAGCAACCCCAGACCTAAATTTGAGGACTGGCTTTGCAACAAGGTACAGTGCATGTTTTTATTGGAGGGAGTTTGTATTGGCTTCAGTGCTCTTCACCAGCTCAGTGGTTTGAACAAAGTGATACATGATTCAAACCTGCTCGTACTGCTGGTCCGTATGACATCATAGGAATAGTAAGACACAGGAATGAAAAGGTTTTGTAGCTCTGGTGGCAAGGTAGATGGGGTGATAGAGGTGTTGCCCCAAAAGACTGCCCAGAGATTGGGCAGTGAGCTGTACTAGGATATGAAGTCATTAGGTGATGACTAATCTAGTGTTCAGTTCCTGCTGGTCTGCTACATACTGCTGTGCGCTCCTTGtttgaccccccccccccaagtggAGATGATTTAGTAAGATGAAGACCAGGCTGTTTTGTCAGGCTTTAACTACAGTTTTTGCCCATAAAGATAAATTGTTTTCCAGCCTGCgtttcattttaatattgtgCTTTTCAGAGTAGTTGCTATGTGTGGGATTGTGAGTTGAACTCCAcgcagttaaaaaaaataaataattcaggaTGTCTAGGGAAAAGGTAGCTGGGGtgttctgaaaagcagctgtgatAGGGATAAGGGTGGCTTTTGCGGTTCTCGATTATTCTGGTGGGTTTAGCTTCATTGTTACTTTGTGTGAATGTCTAGGTTTTGTTACAGCAAATGCCAGCATTGTTACAAATTACCCAAGTTCTTACTAGGCTTCTCTTGTTCCTTACAGTGCTGCCTGTACAACTTCAGAAGGAGGCTAAAATGCTTCCGCTGCGGAGCAGACAAATTCGGTACGTTACTTTGGTCTCTTTGGCTGTGTTTGATTTTGTGGGAAACTTTCTGTCCTACGTAGGAAACAAATTTCACTGTAGGTCCTAGGCTGGCTTGTGGAGTTTGAGTGAATGAGCCATATTGtgactaaaatattttcctcttcctatgAAGATTCAGAACAGGAGGTGCCACCTGGAGCAGCAGAAGCCGTTCAGTCTGTGGATTATTACTGTGATAGTAAGTTATCTTTGACTTGCTGTATAATGTGAAATGTAAACACGGGTACTAAAATCCTTCCTGTACCTCAGACTGCCCACTGAAGAACTTGAAGTACTCTGGCAAGCCGTTATGTGCACAGCTAATGtcatactttcttttcttctcagccaTCATTCTCCGAAACATTGCTCCTCACACAGTAGTGGAATCCATCATGACTGCCTTGTCTCCGTATGCATCTCTGGCAGTCAATAATATTCGTCTTATCAAAGACAAGCAGACTCAGCAAAATAGAGGCTTTGCGTTTGTGCAGCTGTCTTCTGCCATGGTGAGGGCCTTACTGATGTGTTGGAGAGAAACAGCTTGTGAATGTGCTTCTCTAGCTGAGCCTTTGAGCTGTCTGAGGGACCGCCCCAGTTCAGTGAGAGTTAATTGACACTCAGTGTGTCAAAGCCTTTCATCATTAGCTGCAGTTTGGAAAGAAGGTGATAGGATGGGAGCACATTGGAAAGCTATTTTCGTAGCAGAGTGCTGTTCTGGATTGAAGGCTAGCTTCACACTTGTTcacaaaaataatcacaaaaataATGGTCTGGGATCATATTTTGATCCCAAAAATTAAGGGCTGGGGCGTAGAATGTGGGAGAAGGTGCACAGAATTGGGCTGCTTTCACCTTGAGGAGGGGGatcttgctgctctctgcagcatccAGTGGGAGGGTGTAGGGACAGCAGAGCCATACTCTTTTCGAGGGCACACACGGTTAGGAATGTAGGCAACAGCCATAAATTGAAACATAGGAAATAGCAGTGAGGTACAAGGGAAACCTCTTAACTGTGAGGGAGGTCAAATACTGGCACAGGGTCCCTGAAGGGTGGTAGAATCTCTGTTCCTGCATATACCAAACTTAATCAACAGTGTGATCTGTTTGGACCCGCTTTAGGCAGAGCGGAACAGTTTGGTTTTGGATGAAAACGGGTGCCTGATCTCAGTCTCTGCTGGCCTCCCTTTTGGAGTAATTTGGGGCAAGCATCTGCTTTATAACGCTAAGATTTTTAGAACGTTTACTATTCAGTGGCCCAGGGAAACCCCCACTATGTGCACATGGGCTATGATCAGTCCCATGGCGCTCTTTTGGGCGTGTACCGTATGAGAAGATGGAGGTGGTCTTAAAGCTTTAGCTGCTTTCAGTGGCATGTATGTGAAAAGGTGGAGCTTTGGGAACTTCTGAATCCTTCTCAGTAACCTGCCTCTCATAATAATGAGTATTTCTCATTTGTAGGATGCTTCTCAACTGCTGCAGATTTTACAAAGTCTTCAGCCACCATTAAAAATTGATGGCAAAACAATTGGTGTTGACTTTGCAAAGAGTGCCAGAAAGTGAGTTCTGATAGCAGTTGATtattttcccccctccccaccctgcccccaTTATATAAAAGATTTGTAGTTGTCACCTGGGCTTTTATTAAGATTACTGTCACTCCAaagttttgcttcctttaaGTGTCTTGTGTTGCATGCATCCTGCTCTTCACTGTGTGTGAGGATAGTGAAAGCAGTGTTTCCTACCACCCCTGTTTCCAGTCCTCTGAAGATAATGTTGTAACTGCTTGTGTACACAGCACgcttttttccttggaaaccTAGTGACTTGTTGACTGTACAAGAATGAATCTAAAGTTCCTTTATTTGCCAAGCAGTGCTTTGGCTCACTCGTTAACAATCAGAATGTTTATAACCACTAAGAATTCCACGTGTAAGGGCAGACTCTACTTCCTTGCATAGGGAGGCACTTtagaaaaaagcagtatttactCAGATGCCTGATTTTTGTGGTTACAGAGACTTGCTTCTCCCAGATGGTAACAGAGTCAGCGCCTTCTCTGTGGCAAGCACAGCCATTGCTGCAGCTCAGTGGTCGTCCACTCAGGTATGATTTGGAGGCTGTTGCTCGtagtcctgctttcctgagaATGAAAACATAGAGCATATAATGTCACTGCTGGCCACTTGCTTGGTTGAACTGACCAAAGCTGCTATGACAGATCTGGTCTGACAGTTAGGCTGGAGCCTAAGCAGTGTTGAAATTCTTAAATGCAGTAACCTATCTGTCCCTGACAAAAAATTACCTGCTTGAATTTCAGCCACAGACTGGAGAAGGCAGCACCCTTGACTACAGCTACCTCCAGTCAGGACAGGATGGCTACACACAGTACGCTCAGGTTAGTAGTGGTGGTTGTGCTCTAACCGGTAGGTGGTTGTAATTTGGGCATCTGCTCATCTTGCATTgtcattcattttcctttgcagtacTCCCAGGATTATCAGCAGTACTACCAAAATCAAGGAGGAGTGTTGGACACAGACACAGCTACCATATCAGGTAGTACTTCCGACAtctgggagatgctgctgtttgTAATGATAATTTTGTAATAGTGGTATTTTATCTTAGTCTTTATGTTAGTTTGCTGGGCAAAGGGGGACTTGGCTCATTTTGCTCTCAGGATGTCTGAATGAGTACATGTTTACTAGAGAACCGTAACAAATCTGTTCAAGTGGAACCTCTAGTCTACAAGATGAGAGAGCAGCCTCTGTTGCAGACTATTGCTAAAAGCCTTCAACTCCCGAGAACTGTGTAAGCAGCTCTAGACAAATCTTCAGTGCTAGCAGCTGCCAGAGGCCAGGAGTCACTGACTTTGGGAGCAGAATATTTCCTCCTGAAAAGGAAACTATTCCTTGTCTGGTTAGAAAATACCCACTGTGTATCTGTCTCCTTTTGAACATTTATTGGCTTGTttggctgctggagctggaatTGGGAGCTGAAACTGtaaacaaagtaattttagCCCTAGGATGAAGTACTGTTTTACAAATTGGTTGGCTTATGTTATGTTAGTAGGCTTATGTTAGTATGGCTCTCTGTTGGCAGGAGCTCCGGTCACTACCACCACAGCTGCGGTTGTGTCCCAGAGTCCTCAGTTATATAATCAGCAGACAAACTCACCTGACTCTCCGGTAATTACAGCATTAATTACTCCTTGCTTTCAACGCCAGGGTTATGTGGGATATTTGGCTTCGCTGTGACCTTTGCTCTTTAAAGTGGGTGgcacagcaaagctgctgagTGTCCACAGGTTAGTCACAGTGCTTGTGGTCATAAGTCATCTGCCACTTTTCTGCGATAGCACTCGCCtttaacaaagaacaaaactaaGTGTACTGGTGAAGAGCGGCTAGCTGTTGTGTGCGTGGTGTGGGCTGCTCATGCCTTGGCTCACTGTCCTTGTTTTCTTGCGCCTCGGTGACAGATTTTCTAATTGAGGTtcctggtttggggtttttttcagacacaATCAGCACCATCTACCACTAGCACTCAGGCACAAACAGCTCCCCCGACTGGTGTAGTCCCTGGAACCAAGTATGGTAAGCAATTGGGAGTTGCTCTGGGGGACAGGTGTCTTGTCACTGTATAGCAAAAGAGAGACTTGGCTTTGGCTGAGTACTCTTATCACTGTATGTCAGTGGTGAAGCTGTCCCTGGAGAGTGTATTCTGCACGGGTAATTAAGAGCCCTTCACAGATGTGTCTGCTGTCGTGGCTGATAATAATCTCAGAAGTTTACCTGAAATGTAGAAAGACACCTGTCTGAATCCGACTGGAACGACCATGTCccacactttaatttttttacagctgTCCCTGACACTTCCACCTACCAATATGATGAATCTTCAGGATATTATTATGATCCTATAACAGGGCTCTACTATGATCCTAATTCCCAGGTAAACACAAGTTCTTCCCACCTGTCTTAACTGTTAAGGTCCATTAGTTCCCTGTCTCTCATATGAGTGAAATTAACTTTCTGAGGTGCACAAAATACCAAACGTTGCAGATAACTCTCAGCAgtgtgtgcagggctgggacttGACTTCCCTCTGGTATAgcccttcatttttctctcctttccttagTTTTCCTCCCAGTTTGGCCCATTCAGGATTATCATTTGTCACAGACGCTGTAATGGAGCTATTTCATTGTGGAGTGCCCAGCAAAGTACAcccagctctgggctctggTGGGTCGTCTCTTGGGAGAGGCAAAAGGTTCTCCATGGTGCTGTCGGGCAGAACGCCTGTGTTTAGGGACGGAGGCTTCAGCCACTTCGTGCCTTTTGACTCCTTTGTGGAGTCTGCAGAACTTGTTTGGATTCTGCAAAACACCTTCCCGTTTGATGCGGTAGTCTGAATCAGACAGCTTGCTTGGGTTCTCCCTTGGACGCTTAGCTTGTATGAGGTGTGTAACTGTATgattctctcttcctctctctggcAGTATTACTACAATGCCTTAACCCAGCAGTATCTTTACTGGGATGGCGAAAAGGAGACCTACATGCCTGCTGCGGAAGGTATCACATACCAACAAACAGCTACCACAACCACCACCAAAGaagtgaaggagaagaaagagaagcctAAGAGTAAAACAGCTCAACAGGTAAAAGATAAAATGGTATCGTAACTGAGCTAAAGTATTCTGTGGAATAGGATAATAGTTCTCCTTTTTCATGACAAAGGAAATCCTAGGTTATTTGGTGGGGTGCATGCCTGCAATTTGCAGGCATTGTAGAGGGCTGAGGAGGGGTGGAGTTGGCAAGGTTCCAGTTCAGAAATAAGCTCTGCATAGGAGGAACACATATGGAATCATGCCAGGACCAGTGGGAGTATAACTGAGCTGTCACTTAGAGGATTAGGTTGATAAGTAGGGTTCATATAGTAAAACAAGCAAGCTGCGGTATCTTTGAACACTGTATACGGGGAAACAGCTGCACTACATCCAGTGtcctgtgatttaaaaataaaaggtagtGGGTTGCCTTGTTCTGGAAACTGTATGCAAGATTGAATGTGTGTCGTAGGAGATTGCTAGCTGTGAGGGGAGCTGTCTGAGCAAACCACTCTGCATTTCAGATTGCTAAAGACATGGAGCGCTGGGCAAAGAGTTTGAACAAGCAGAAAGAGAACTTCAAGAATAGCTTCCAGCCACTGAGCACCAGGGAGGAGGAGCGGAAAGAGTCAGCGGCTGCAGATGCAGGCTTTGCCCTCTTTGAGAAAAAGGTGAAGGCGCTGACAATAGTGTGCAGCGGGGTGTGGTGTGGCAGAGAGCTTGGTGCTCATGGCATTCTTGTCTCATCCAGGGAGCTCTGTCTGAGAGACAGCAGATCTTGCCAGAGGTGATGAAAAATGGAGACGATGAAAATCCACTGAAGGTGAGTATGAGAATCCTGACAAAGGTATTCCCAAAGGTTACTGGTAAAGCACTTCAGAGGAGGTCTAGCAGATACTTGCTTTCCAACCTGGATTTCCATGGCATCATCTGCAAAAGGCTGTGGTGGTTACAGTGGTCCAGTGCAAGTGCAGTAGGCTGAGTGACTGAGATACGCTGAGAAAAGCTGTGATTTCTAGCCTCAAGAGCTCAGTTGAGGTTTTCATGTTTCTAAAAACTCTGTACTCAAATTATTGTTTGGCTAGTGGGAACTAAGTCTTGCAGCCACTGTAGTGGCTCTTTCGAGTTGCATTTCATCCTTACTAATGAGAGTGATGCCTGTCCTGTGCAACAAACACCTCTGCAGCCTCTGTGTTCCCTTTCTGGGCTCTCCTCTGAACTGTGGTGACACTGCACTCCCCTTAACACCGTCCTTCCTTTCCAGCGTGGCCTCGTGGCTGCCTACAGTGGTGATAGCGATAATGATGAGGACTTACTGGAAAGAATGGAGAATGAGGAAGAGAAGCTGACTGACTGGAAGAAGATGGCTTGTTT of the Ciconia boyciana chromosome 11, ASM3463844v1, whole genome shotgun sequence genome contains:
- the RBM5 gene encoding RNA-binding protein 5, which encodes MGSDKRVSRTERSGRYGSIVEREDRDERESRSRRRDSDYKRSSEERRGDRYDDYRDYDSRDYDSRDYDSRDSRDCRDYDSRDYDSRDSRDCRDYDSRDSRDCRDYDSRDCRDYDSRDSRDYDCRDYDSRDCRDYDSRDSRDYDSRDYDRDYDSRDYDSPERERERRNSDKSEDGYHSDGDYGEHDYRNDINDEKESKTIMLRGLPITVTENDIRELIESFEGPQPADVRLMKRKTGVSRGFAFVEFYHFQDATSWMEANQKKLVIQGKQIAMHYSNPRPKFEDWLCNKCCLYNFRRRLKCFRCGADKFDSEQEVPPGAAEAVQSVDYYCDTIILRNIAPHTVVESIMTALSPYASLAVNNIRLIKDKQTQQNRGFAFVQLSSAMDASQLLQILQSLQPPLKIDGKTIGVDFAKSARKDLLLPDGNRVSAFSVASTAIAAAQWSSTQPQTGEGSTLDYSYLQSGQDGYTQYAQYSQDYQQYYQNQGGVLDTDTATISGAPVTTTTAAVVSQSPQLYNQQTNSPDSPTQSAPSTTSTQAQTAPPTGVVPGTKYAVPDTSTYQYDESSGYYYDPITGLYYDPNSQYYYNALTQQYLYWDGEKETYMPAAEGITYQQTATTTTTKEVKEKKEKPKSKTAQQIAKDMERWAKSLNKQKENFKNSFQPLSTREEERKESAAADAGFALFEKKGALSERQQILPEVMKNGDDENPLKRGLVAAYSGDSDNDEDLLERMENEEEKLTDWKKMACLLCRRQFPNKDALIRHQQLSDLHKQNMDIYRRSKLSEQELEALELREREMKYRDRAAERREKYGIPEPPEPKRKKVYDAGTVNYEQPTKDGLDNSNIGNKMLQAMGWREGSGLGRKCQGITAPIEAQVRMRGAGLGAKGSSYGVSTADSYKDAVRKAMFARFTEME